The genomic region GACGGTCGTTTCGCCCGACACGCCAACCGCTTCGTTCGATCTCGACATCGACGTGCCCGCGAGTTTCTCCACGATCAGCTTCCGCGTGATCGATGCAGAAACCGGCATCACCAGTCCGATTTTGTCAGGCACCTCAACGACGCCCCTGCTGAACAGTTCCCCTGTTATCGGCTATGGCTACATCGACAACGATCGTGACGGGTTACGTGACGCGGATGAGCAAGTGCTGCAAAATGCGACCATTGACGTCCGAACCGGCGACGGCGATGAACTGCCCACCGGTTCCATCGATGTGTCCTCGTTCCCAACCTATTCGGACATCACTTCGCTCAACGGCGTCACGCTTCAAGGCAGCACCGTGGCGACGGGCGTCAACCTGCAGGTTCGCTCGGATGACCAGTTAGACGATCAACTGCTCTTCCACGTCTATGACGACCAGCTCGACAATTGGACGTCGAACCTCGACCAACGCCTCGGCTTCGAAGCTCTCTTTGACGAACCAACCGGGTACGTGGAAGTGGACGTCATTGGCGTCAGTGCAACATCCTACGCTCGAATCGAAGCATACAACTCGGCAGGCGACTTGATTAGCCGTGTGACCACCGACGTGCGTAATCACGCGAACGGTTTCTTGGCAGCGGGCGAATCACAAACCCTGACACTCACCGACCCGCAAAACGAAATCGTCCGAGTCGTTATTTATGGGCATGCGGAAAGCTCCGTTGCCGTAACCGCGATCCGGTATGGCAACCTGTCACCGATTCTGACCAACACACACGGTGCTTTCTCGGTCGCCAGCTTGCCAGACGGCGAGTACGAAGTCACGTTGACACCTGAAAACACGGACTTCCTGGGCAGCACCGAAACCATCCTGGTCAGTTCGGGTGAATTGGTCGGTGGACCAGTGGAGTTCACCGCTCGCCCCACCGTTAGCCCCCGACACAATGACTCCTTGTCCGAAGACGTGGACCAAAGTGGAAGCGTGACCGCGGTCGACGCGCTTCAAGTCATCAACGACTTAAATGCCAACGGATCACGGGAACTGGCGTGGGACGATTCCGAAGGCAACAAGGTTGACGTCAACAATGACGGAGTCGTGACCACCCTGGATGCATTGCGAATCATCAACTATTTGAACTCGCAAGAAGTTGCCGAACCGGAACCTTCCAGCATGGCGGTGTCCACCAGCGAATCTGAAACCGACGATGAACTCAAGTCTTCCAGCGAACCGATCGCCGCCTCAGAAGACGACGATGAAACAACTGGCGATAAAGTCCCCGCCGACAACAGCTTCGACGAGGTGCTCTCTCAACCAATCAAGTGGGTCGCCCAATCAATGAGCGACGATGACTCGATCCGGTTTGCCTAGCGGCCGATTGACCGGGCCAGCGACCGCGATGGTAGCTATGCCTTGTTCGCTTCGGCGCGACTTCGCTTTTGCAGGTAAAGCTTGATTGGAACCTCACCGATCGGCAGGTGATCTCGCAACCAGCTCAACAAGTAACGCTGATAATCTTTCCCGAACGCATTCGGTTCGCTGACCATCACCACGATTGTCGGCGGTTCAGTCGAAACCTGAGTCGCGTAGAAGATTTTGGGGCGACGAGCTTGGTACATCGGTGGCGGATGCTGCTGCACAGCGGCCTGAATGATTCGGTTCAGCTCACCGGTCGTCACTCGCGTCTGTGCTTGTTTGTAAAGCATGGCCGCGTGGTTTAGCAACGTCTTGATGTTCTTCCCTTCCTTGCCCGTGATGAACGCAATCGGTGCATACGTGAGCGTCGTGAATTGGTGATGCAAGTACTTTACCCATTTCTCCGTGGGCACCTGACCGGCATACAAATCCCACTTATTGACCACGAAGATCACAGGCTTGTGGTTTTCCATGATGTAGCCCACAAGTTGCTTGTCGACCTTGCTCGTTTTCTCTGACGCATCAAAGAACATCAAGACCACGTCGGCACGCCGCACGCTTCGTTGGGCTCGGTGAGTGCTGTAGTACTCTAGGTCGGTTTTGACACTCTTCCGCTTCCGCAGACCGGGTGTGTCGATCGCCGTGAACGTCTGACCGTCGATACTGAAGTTAACGTCGACGCTGTCACGAGTGGTCCCCGCGACCTCGCTAACGATCATTCGATCCGTTTCGGCAAGCGAATTCACAAACGTGCTCTTGCCTACGTTTCGGCGGCCCACGATCGTGATCTTCATCGCTGATTCAGGCGAGATCGTGTCATCGTCGTCAGGCAACCGGTCCACGATCGCGTCCAACAAGTCGTCGCGTCCGCGGTTCTGCATCGTACTAACGGTCAACAGCAGACCGCGACCAAGCTTACGAAACTCTTCGGCGTGAATGTCTTGATGCTCTTGGTCGGCTTTGTTCACCACCAAAATCACGGGCCGTTCAATCCCGCGTAGTCGCTCGACCACCTCAACGTCCAACGGCATCACGCCGGTTTGAACATCCACGACCAGGATAATGACATCGGCACTGACCAACGCGATCTCGATTTGGCGAGTCACATCGGCTGTCAAATTATCAGCGTCGACGACACCAATCCCGCCCGTATCAATCAGCTCAAAAAAGCGATCTTCCGTCTCGATCAACGTCGTCATTCGGTCTCGGGTCACGCCTTCGTAATTATCAACGATGGCCAGCCGACGTCGGGCCAGCCAGTTGAAAAGGCTACTTTTGCCGACATTGGGGCGACCGACGATGGCGACTTGAGGAACAGGCATAGTGGGGGGGAAGCATTCAGAATTAGATAACCAGATTTTCACGATCAAGCGACATGTTAGACTGCCCGAACCAATTGCGGTACAGGCTTTCCAAATAGGCGGGGATTCGTTTACGGTTTCGCTTCCGTCACGGTCCCATTTTGGCTCGATTTCGAATCGTTCGGTCCGTGATTCCCCCATCTCGGTGGGCACCGCCGATCCGCCCAATTCGCGGGGCTCCGTGTGCCGCCTTGCGGTCCCCTCCTCGCTCGCCGTCCAGTCGTCCCAGATCTCACGAACCCCGCTCATGCTCGATCCACACCAGATCTCAGACGCCGCCAAGCACCTGTTCGAGCATTTGCACCGCAGCGGGCTTCGGTATGCCCCGAAATCGCGTCCAGAGCAGGTTGAGGCCTGGGGCCAGCAATTTGCCACCGATCAGCTAGAAGCTGAACCTGTCCAGTCCCAGGCAGCCGAATCCGCCGCGTCGCAGGCAGCCCCACTCGCCAGCCCAACCGCCAGCCCCGTTTCCTCAGCGATGGCCGATCCAGCGGCGAACCTTGTTCGCGAGGCCCAACCGTCCTTGAGTGCAGCCCCCAATCCGGCCACCAACCGATTGGCTCCCGTTGCGGCAGTCACGGTTTCCAGCGATCCGTACCCCGGCACTTCGCTGCCCATCGCCGATCGGCAAGCCACCCTTGAGACAATGGCACAATCCGTTGCCGCCTGCACCCGTTGTGAAAAACTGGCCAGCTGCCGGACCCACACGGTCTTCGGCGAAGGAAACGCCACACCTCGCTTTGTCTTCTTCGGTGAGGCACCAGGCGTGGAAGAGGACGCCTGCGGAAGCCCGTTCGTCGGACGCGGAGGCCAGTTGCTGACCAAGATGATCCAAGCCTGCCGCTTGTCTCGCGAGGAGGTCTATCTGATGAACACCGTGAAGTGCCACCCACCAGGCAACCGCAATCCCGACGCCAGTGAAATCGCGAACTGCCGCGAATACTTTGAACAGCAGTTCGCCGTCTTGCGGCCCGAGTACATCATTTGCCTCGGCGCTGTCCCGTCCCAATCGCTGCTGAAAAGCAAGTTATCCATCGGGCGTTTAAGACAGCGATTCCATCAATATCACGACAGCAAAGTATTGGTGATTTATCACCCTGCGTACCTACTACGGAATCCGGACGCCAAGAAAGCCGCCTGGGCCGACCTGCAACTTTTGATGAAGGACGCCGGACTTTAGACGCAAACGGTTTTGCCAATCGCGTGAAATCTCGCAACGCGGATCAACAACGTTATGAGGCAGCGAGGCTCGGCGAGATTTCCGCTTCACATGCCTAAAATCATCCCCGAAACAAAATTTACTACGGAGCCAACTGAATCCGGTTTTGGACGGTCGAGACGCCAGGTTCCAGTCGCATCATCAGATGAGTCATCCGGCGATCCGCTTCCGACGCCACTGATCCGGTCAAGACAGCGGTACGACCTTCAACCGACACGTTGACCCCACGAAAACGCCCAGCCGAGTTTGGCCCCGATGCGATGGGCCCGAGTGACGTGGACTGGTAGAGATGGCCTGCAGCACGGCGGTTCAGTTCGGCTTCCGAAACGATGGCGGATGGGGGCAACGTCACCGCACCACGCAATCGTGTGCGAATCGCGTCGCCGGCATCCGTCCCGCCACCGTTGTTGTTCCCAAATAGATTTCCGAACGCGGCTCCGAGGCCACCACCACCGCCGCCAAAACCGCTCAGTCCGCCGCGTGTGGTCCCGCCAGCTGCGGCTCCGGCGGTGGAAGCGGCACTTGCGCCCGCCGGTGTCGCCGTCGATTGGCCGACAACGCCTGACCGCTCAACACCCCCGGAAAACACTTCTTCCGGCGTCAGTCCGCCCAAAGCGGTTCCACCAACCTCCTGTTGCCCCGTGGTGCCACCGGCCTGAGTTTGGGCCTGAGCCTGATTTTGAACAGTCATGCAACCAGCGAAGATCAAGAAAAACGCAGCTTGTTGCCAAGAACGACTGGAAAGGTACGAAGGAATCATCATCATCTGAGGTCTCAATGTGTCAAAATAGGT from Neorhodopirellula lusitana harbors:
- a CDS encoding dockerin type I domain-containing protein translates to MPRSESRRDRRSLRSLQRRLSLQSLEDRRVMAASLGIPTGVTLDDTDEFLLGRVAVTPVFLESDGSFDTETEDWSEEQITEVLDKILTGVNWWSDALDQLDTVHSLEFVIDDTYARDPVEIPYEPINRESDDYHVYATNFLDFAGISSSLGLSDRIQTFNSSQREALDTDWAFTIFVADASNDLDGFFPSSGSHRGAFAFAGNGFFVTTSERPASTIAHEMGHIFWAYDEYAGGSNYYASRGYYNTQNTNAIDNPTPGFEQEVSLMAGLNLLYTAYDTHESAASTFALVGWQDSDGNGVFDVLDVPLTLEGTGLLNEATGQFHLLAEASVQTLANQNTSGPQSDITINRVSRLEMSIDGGDWTTVVSPDTPTASFDLDIDVPASFSTISFRVIDAETGITSPILSGTSTTPLLNSSPVIGYGYIDNDRDGLRDADEQVLQNATIDVRTGDGDELPTGSIDVSSFPTYSDITSLNGVTLQGSTVATGVNLQVRSDDQLDDQLLFHVYDDQLDNWTSNLDQRLGFEALFDEPTGYVEVDVIGVSATSYARIEAYNSAGDLISRVTTDVRNHANGFLAAGESQTLTLTDPQNEIVRVVIYGHAESSVAVTAIRYGNLSPILTNTHGAFSVASLPDGEYEVTLTPENTDFLGSTETILVSSGELVGGPVEFTARPTVSPRHNDSLSEDVDQSGSVTAVDALQVINDLNANGSRELAWDDSEGNKVDVNNDGVVTTLDALRIINYLNSQEVAEPEPSSMAVSTSESETDDELKSSSEPIAASEDDDETTGDKVPADNSFDEVLSQPIKWVAQSMSDDDSIRFA
- the der gene encoding ribosome biogenesis GTPase Der; protein product: MPVPQVAIVGRPNVGKSSLFNWLARRRLAIVDNYEGVTRDRMTTLIETEDRFFELIDTGGIGVVDADNLTADVTRQIEIALVSADVIILVVDVQTGVMPLDVEVVERLRGIERPVILVVNKADQEHQDIHAEEFRKLGRGLLLTVSTMQNRGRDDLLDAIVDRLPDDDDTISPESAMKITIVGRRNVGKSTFVNSLAETDRMIVSEVAGTTRDSVDVNFSIDGQTFTAIDTPGLRKRKSVKTDLEYYSTHRAQRSVRRADVVLMFFDASEKTSKVDKQLVGYIMENHKPVIFVVNKWDLYAGQVPTEKWVKYLHHQFTTLTYAPIAFITGKEGKNIKTLLNHAAMLYKQAQTRVTTGELNRIIQAAVQQHPPPMYQARRPKIFYATQVSTEPPTIVVMVSEPNAFGKDYQRYLLSWLRDHLPIGEVPIKLYLQKRSRAEANKA
- a CDS encoding uracil-DNA glycosylase; this encodes MLDPHQISDAAKHLFEHLHRSGLRYAPKSRPEQVEAWGQQFATDQLEAEPVQSQAAESAASQAAPLASPTASPVSSAMADPAANLVREAQPSLSAAPNPATNRLAPVAAVTVSSDPYPGTSLPIADRQATLETMAQSVAACTRCEKLASCRTHTVFGEGNATPRFVFFGEAPGVEEDACGSPFVGRGGQLLTKMIQACRLSREEVYLMNTVKCHPPGNRNPDASEIANCREYFEQQFAVLRPEYIICLGAVPSQSLLKSKLSIGRLRQRFHQYHDSKVLVIYHPAYLLRNPDAKKAAWADLQLLMKDAGL
- a CDS encoding BON domain-containing protein, with protein sequence MMMIPSYLSSRSWQQAAFFLIFAGCMTVQNQAQAQTQAGGTTGQQEVGGTALGGLTPEEVFSGGVERSGVVGQSTATPAGASAASTAGAAAGGTTRGGLSGFGGGGGGLGAAFGNLFGNNNGGGTDAGDAIRTRLRGAVTLPPSAIVSEAELNRRAAGHLYQSTSLGPIASGPNSAGRFRGVNVSVEGRTAVLTGSVASEADRRMTHLMMRLEPGVSTVQNRIQLAP